A single genomic interval of Spinacia oleracea cultivar Varoflay chromosome 6, BTI_SOV_V1, whole genome shotgun sequence harbors:
- the LOC130462405 gene encoding uncharacterized protein, translating into MFCYRRIHVMLCHTFANDHCRITYNFVASDGTGTMECTSFTEDSEKLFRMTAADTFRMKHSNDAATFEQLQEMLKSNHFLLEIGPTMGLSKNGVLEWCLKSIDLESGEAQAENVEHHFADQQAEQGPSASQVLAQATVARQQLEQPTLRRKNPEQAMVTGKHPEQGAIPQKKLKQEFIAELHAAQGSIARQSDEEEDDSSGK; encoded by the exons ATGTTTTGTTACAGACGAATACATGTAATGCTGTGTCACACTTTTGCAAATGATCATTGTAGGATTACCTACAATTTCGTGGCATCTGATGGGACTGGCACAATGGAATGCACCTCGTTCACTGAAGATTCTGAAAAGTTGTTCAGGATGACGGCTGCAGACACGTTCAGGATGAAGCACAGC AATGATGCAGCGACCTTTGAACAGCTCCAGGAAATGCTCAAGTCCAACCACTTTCTGCTGGAAATCGGTCCAACAATGGGCCTTTCAAAGAACGGCGTGCTTGAATGGTGCTTAAAATCGATTGATTTGGAATCAGGGGAGGCCCAAGCAGAAAATGTTGAGCATCACTTTGCTGATCAGCAGGCTGAACAGGGTCCGAGTGCCAGCCAGGTGCTTGCACAAGCAACGGTTGCTAGGCAGCAGCTTGAACAACCAACGCTTCGTAGGAAGAACCCTGAGCAAGCAATGGTTACTGGGAAGCATCCAGAGCAAGGAGCcattcctcaaaagaaactgAAGCAGGAATTCATAGCTGAGCTCCATGCTGCACAGGGGAGTATTGCAAGACAATCTGACGAAGAAGAGGATGACTCCTCTGGTAAGTAA
- the LOC110786586 gene encoding uncharacterized protein yields the protein MANTRLKIGFDLFEMFPSVLPLQIHLLNLQTIQVMPHENLDEIILNDKRSRTQLTEFFRMNAATPNGTGYTYAEFPEHYKWEGKEWKKRSNKTVVVGRLTFVAPAEGERYFLRLLLMHVDSPRSFDHLRTVDGYKCATFQETALRLKLLEEDNAVDLCLAEACEVQMPTAFRQLFSTVLIFCQPSDPNALWLKYYDALSEDYRHQFPSSDSRSRELTVRSVEQSLEAMGKSFRDFGLQHLNDFQDEEFRRTKDIIDALDAPIPRDCIDARNTLNQAQQEAFDSIIDHVLKGKPGALFIDGPGGTGKTFLYNALYAEVRLMNKIVLPTATSGIAASNIPSGRIAHSRSTPGNFTTTAILTPLNEDVDDINATLIDKFPGESVMYRSFDTVLDDNSAIYPPEFIHTLCPGGMSPYKLVLKKNCPVLLLRNILPSSGLCNGTRNLSQTFLSAS from the exons ATGGCCAACACGAGGCTGAAAATCGGGTTCGATCTGTTTGAGATGTTTCCATCGGTGTTGCCTCTGCAAATACATCTTCTTAACTTGCAGACAATCCAGGTAATGCCTCATGAGAATTTAGACGAGATCATTTTAAATGATAAAAGATCTCGAACTCAACTTACAGAATTCTTTAGGATGAATGCTGCCACACCTAATGGAACGGGCTATACATATGCAGAATTTCCAGAGCACTATAAGTGGGAGGGTAAAGAATGGAAAAAAAGAAGCAACAAGACCGTTGTTGTTGGCAGGCTCACTTTTGTAGCACCTGCTGAAGGGGAACGTTACTTCCTCAGATTATTACTGATGCATGTGGATAGCCCGCGATCCTTTGATCATCTCCGAACTGTTGATGGATATAAGTGTGCCACTTTTCAGGAGACGGCTCTGCGGCTGAAATTGCTAGAGGAAGACAACGCTGTCGACTTGTGCTTAGCTGAAGCGTGTGAAGTGCAAATGCCGACTGCATTCCGACAGCTCTTTTCAACAGTGCTGATCTTCTGCCAGCCAAGTGACCCCAATGCCCTCTGGTTAAAATACTACGACGCTCTCTCTGAAGATTATAGGCACCAGTTTCCGAGTTCTGACAGCAGGTCAAGGGAGCTCACTGTTAGATCTGTTGAGCAATCTCTTGAAGCAATGGGGAAATCATTTAGAGACTTTGGCCTACAACATTTAAATGATTTTCAAGATGAAGAGTTCAGGCGAACAAAAGACATTATCGATGCACTTGATGCACCGATACCTCGGGACTGTATTGATGCCCGTAACACATTAAACCAAGCACAGCAGGAGGCATTTGACAGCATTATTGACCACGTTCTTAAAGGGAAACCTGGTGCATTATTCATAGACGGGCCCGGAGGAACAGGTAAAACCTTCCTATACAATGCTCTCTATGCAGAGGTTCGTTTGATGAACAAGATTGTCCTACCAACTGCGACATCTGGAATTGCAGCATCAAATATACCTTCTGGGAGGATTGCTCACTCTCG GTCCACCCCAGGCAATTTCACAACAACGGCTATACTGACCCCCCTGAATGAAgatgttgatgatatcaatgctACCCTGATAGACAAATTCCCTGGAGAATCTGTTATGTACAGGAGTTTTGATACAGTTCTTGATGATAATAGCGCGATCTATCCTCCTGAATTTATACACACCCTCTGCCCAGGTGGAATGAGCCCATACAAGCTCGTCTTGAAGAAAAATTGTCCAGTTCTTCTGCTTCGCAATATCCTTCCTTCGTCTGGCCTGTGCAATGGGACAC GTAATCTATCACAAACCTTTTTATCTGCTTCCTGA
- the LOC110781608 gene encoding uncharacterized protein yields the protein MKPERVYLDQLTEKSKGYKVKVKVVEKGPERNSPSKGILFQGLVMEDDKGNRMRAALFGNQIDVYKEAIEHLGSYEIANATFKASDEYWKAKYAKYGLLGYQMSFGSQAVIQRMNAESGPVLPEYQCLATIPRVYDPTDRFDIVAVVLYLEEEARKVTGFEQREYLVREIVVTDHSNEQPITMTVWNELTGEHCKPLSSWVEQFTVFGFTALRGSFHEGFSLGSTMSTRIITDPKAERADALREWVKNRTDWLSVLDVRNPTKEKVIITLDSLKLKRPYNTLQEQRHWLRVTIPNPQMSTINAYLGCSACGRRGDIPAGTSYTCTRCKADTVSTPK from the exons ATGAAGCCTGAACGCGTGTATCTGGATCAGCTAACCGAAAAAAGCAAGGGCTACAAGGTTAAGGTCAAGGTCGTAGAGAAAGGACCGGAAAGGAACTCTCCTTCAAAGGGAATCCTATTCCAAGGACTTGTGATGGAAGATGACAAG GGAAATCGAATGCGTGCTGCACTTTTTGGAAATCAAATTGATGTCTACAAGGAAGCTATTGAACACTTAGGGAGTTATGAGATAGCTAATGCTACGTTTAAAGCCAGCGATGAATATTGGAAAGCCAAATACGCGAAATACGGTCTGCTTGGATACCAGATGAGCTTTGGCTCACAGGCGGTAATCCAACGAATGAATGCTGAGTCAGGGCCAGTATTACCAGAATACCAATGCCTAGCCACCATCCCAAGAGTGTATGATCCAACTGACAGATTTG ATATTGTTGCTGTTGTTCTATACCTCGAAGAAGAAGCACGGAAAGTCACTGGATTTGAACAACGCGAATACTTAGTTCGTGAAATTGTGGTGACAGACCATAG CAATGAGCAGCCAATCACAATGACTGTTTGGAACGAGCTGACTGGAGAACATTGCAAACCGCTCTCCTCATGGGTAGAACAGTTCACTGTTTTTGGATTCACGGCTTTGAGAGGCAGCTTTCATGAAG GATTTTCCCTTGGTTCCACCATGTCTACTAGAATCATTACTGATCCAAAAGCAGAAAGAGCAGACGCATTGAGGGAATG GGTCAAAAATCGCACCGACTGGCTGAGTGTATTGGATGTCAGGAACCCTACGAAAGAGAAGGTGATCATCACACTGGACTCCCTGAAGCTGAAAAGG CCATACAACACCTTGCAAGAGCAACGCCATTGGCTAAGGGTTACAATACCCAACCCTCAAATGAGCACGATCAATGCATACCTGGGGTGCTCTGCTTGTGGACGGCGTGGAGACATTCCAGCAGGGACATCCTACACTTGCACCAGATGTAAGGCAGATACCGTGTCTACTCCCAAGTAA